A DNA window from Candidatus Methylomirabilota bacterium contains the following coding sequences:
- the argJ gene encoding bifunctional glutamate N-acetyltransferase/amino-acid acetyltransferase ArgJ — translation MSNFQWLEGGITAVPGILAAGITAGIKPSGKKDLALIYSSSPARAAAVFTTNQVKGAPVQVSRDHIKGGQAQAIVASSGCSNVCTGEQGVRDAREMTKIVAEHLRIPAQRVLIAATGVIGQPMPMDKVRPALPKLVKALSPQGGRSAAEAIMTTDTIAKEAALRVEIGGRPVTMGGIAKGVAMLEPHLATMFCFLATDAVIAADALQTSLRRAMDRSFNRVTVDGDESTSDTVAVLANGLAENAPLERGGRGLAQFRSALEAVAGRLARMLVQDGEGATKLVEIRVTGARTRREALIAARSVANSPLVKTAICGADPNWGRIMMALGKQSAARIAPERVGIQIGEERLVEKGTLRAGVKMDRVEGIMRGAEYSITIDLGLGHGEDSVWTSDLTEEYVRLNSKYTT, via the coding sequence ATGAGCAACTTCCAGTGGCTCGAGGGCGGCATCACCGCCGTCCCCGGCATTCTCGCCGCCGGGATCACCGCCGGCATCAAGCCCAGCGGGAAGAAGGACCTCGCCCTCATCTACTCCTCGTCGCCCGCGCGCGCCGCCGCCGTCTTCACCACGAATCAGGTGAAGGGGGCCCCGGTGCAGGTCTCACGCGACCACATCAAGGGCGGACAGGCCCAGGCCATCGTGGCCTCGTCGGGCTGTTCCAACGTGTGCACGGGCGAGCAGGGGGTGCGGGACGCGCGCGAGATGACCAAGATCGTGGCCGAGCATCTGCGCATCCCGGCGCAGCGCGTGCTCATCGCCGCCACCGGCGTCATCGGGCAGCCGATGCCCATGGACAAGGTGCGTCCCGCGCTGCCCAAGCTGGTGAAGGCGCTCTCGCCCCAGGGGGGCCGCAGTGCCGCCGAGGCGATCATGACCACCGACACCATCGCCAAGGAGGCCGCCCTCCGCGTGGAGATCGGCGGCCGCCCGGTGACGATGGGGGGCATCGCCAAGGGCGTGGCCATGCTGGAGCCGCACCTGGCCACGATGTTCTGCTTCCTGGCCACCGACGCGGTGATCGCAGCCGACGCGCTGCAGACCTCGCTACGGCGCGCGATGGACCGCTCCTTCAACCGCGTCACCGTGGACGGCGACGAGTCCACCAGCGACACGGTGGCGGTGCTCGCCAACGGCCTCGCGGAGAACGCGCCGCTGGAGCGCGGCGGCCGCGGGCTCGCCCAGTTCCGCTCCGCCCTGGAGGCGGTGGCCGGGCGGCTGGCGCGCATGCTCGTGCAGGACGGCGAGGGCGCGACCAAGCTCGTGGAGATCCGGGTGACGGGCGCGCGGACGCGCCGTGAGGCCCTCATCGCCGCGCGCAGCGTGGCCAACTCGCCGCTGGTCAAGACCGCCATCTGCGGCGCCGATCCCAACTGGGGCCGCATCATGATGGCGCTCGGCAAGCAGTCGGCGGCGCGGATCGCCCCCGAGCGGGTGGGCATCCAGATCGGCGAGGAGCGCCTGGTCGAGAAGGGGACCCTGCGGGCCGGGGTCAAGATGGACCGCGTCGAGGGCATCATGCGCGGCGCGGAGTACAGCATCACGATCGACCTCGGGCTGGGCCACGGGGAAGACTCGGTGTGGACGTCCGATCTCACCGAGGAGTACGTTCGGCTAAACTCGAAGTACACGACGTAG